A region from the Mycobacterium heidelbergense genome encodes:
- a CDS encoding acyl-CoA dehydrogenase family protein, with translation MEVREFRAGVRAWIDEFGASLVPAVEDQSVEAQLDHQRRVQQLLFDAGWMRWGWPARVGGLGGSPILRAVLGEELTSRALVHTTSWSMHEVLGPAVAEFGRPDLVEDIFPRLLRGDEFWCQGFSEPDAGSDLGSMRTTARPIHDGWVINGEKLWTSWAHHATRCVVLARTAGPGSRGISAFLVDMDTPGVTASPLETMAGVDEFCSTSFVDVEVPARRLLGELDAGWRVAQFILACERGPIFWQRGAWLAHHLGLLLGTAGDGASMSALGEAYQLLWAFRATSKSTQERIAAGDLPGPEASVDKIMIAAADQAVFDAARDLLRGDMETSDTARSRAWRREWAYSRAATIYGGTSEIQKDIVASRLLGLPRARD, from the coding sequence GTGGAGGTGCGCGAATTTCGCGCGGGGGTACGGGCCTGGATCGACGAGTTCGGAGCGTCGCTGGTCCCGGCGGTCGAGGACCAGAGTGTCGAGGCGCAGTTAGATCACCAACGTCGCGTGCAGCAGTTGCTGTTCGACGCCGGTTGGATGCGCTGGGGATGGCCGGCTCGTGTCGGTGGTCTGGGGGGCTCGCCCATCCTGCGCGCCGTCCTCGGCGAGGAGCTCACCAGTCGAGCGCTGGTGCACACCACGTCCTGGTCGATGCACGAGGTGCTCGGACCGGCGGTGGCCGAATTCGGCCGGCCCGACCTGGTCGAGGACATCTTCCCGCGGCTGTTGCGTGGCGACGAATTCTGGTGTCAGGGGTTCTCCGAGCCCGACGCGGGCAGCGATCTGGGATCGATGCGGACGACCGCGCGCCCCATCCACGACGGTTGGGTTATCAATGGAGAGAAATTGTGGACCAGCTGGGCTCACCACGCCACCCGGTGCGTTGTGTTGGCCCGTACCGCCGGTCCCGGTTCACGGGGTATCAGCGCCTTTCTGGTGGACATGGACACACCGGGGGTGACCGCGAGCCCATTGGAAACCATGGCCGGCGTCGACGAATTCTGCTCGACGTCGTTTGTCGACGTCGAGGTCCCCGCGCGGCGTCTGCTCGGTGAGCTCGACGCCGGCTGGCGCGTCGCGCAGTTCATCTTGGCCTGTGAACGCGGCCCGATCTTCTGGCAGCGCGGCGCCTGGCTCGCTCACCATCTCGGCCTCCTCCTGGGCACCGCAGGCGACGGAGCGTCCATGTCGGCGCTCGGTGAGGCCTATCAACTGTTGTGGGCCTTTCGCGCCACATCGAAGAGCACCCAGGAGCGCATCGCTGCGGGTGATCTGCCCGGGCCCGAAGCCTCGGTGGACAAGATCATGATCGCTGCCGCCGACCAGGCCGTGTTCGATGCGGCGCGCGATCTGCTGCGCGGCGACATGGAAACCAGTGACACCGCGCGCAGCCGGGCATGGCGGCGCGAGTGGGCGTACTCGCGAGCGGCCACCATCTACGGAGGCACCAGTGAGATCCAGAAGGACATCGTGGCGTCGCGGCTGCTCGGATTGCCGAGAGCGCGTGACTGA
- a CDS encoding dihydrodipicolinate synthase family protein, protein MVTGVTGKEAKDWASEHLWGNCSSLYTPFRGLDGDEIDYEALRALVRHCLIDLDQDGIWLTGGIAEFWSLTTDELKEVARVAIEEARRIKPGALLQVMSSTDTAKQAVELTLNAQELGADICYILTPYFECSGKPGVLEYIRYVADRTDMPLGFFNSHSTGLVLTPEECVELYHEVPALCGLKNGLLDAQHSLAIHQLAPEMVIWEAADEAGIRLGIPHPGALGSALYLYEKPGALLFREWRELLVQGDFERADSFAAETGLTAMREASRRYQSHPARPGMFTHWGAGFKFGASLLGLPVGDHPARPPQTAFPDDLKPPIRQAYVASGFIES, encoded by the coding sequence GTGGTCACCGGTGTCACCGGCAAAGAAGCGAAGGACTGGGCGTCAGAACACCTGTGGGGCAACTGCAGCTCGCTCTACACCCCGTTCCGCGGTCTCGACGGCGACGAAATCGACTACGAGGCGCTTCGCGCGTTGGTGCGGCACTGCCTGATCGACCTGGATCAGGACGGCATCTGGCTGACCGGCGGAATCGCCGAATTCTGGTCGCTGACCACCGACGAACTCAAAGAAGTAGCCCGGGTTGCCATCGAGGAGGCCCGACGGATCAAACCCGGCGCGCTGCTGCAGGTGATGTCGAGCACCGACACGGCTAAGCAGGCCGTCGAGCTCACGCTGAACGCCCAAGAGTTGGGCGCCGACATCTGCTACATTCTGACGCCCTACTTCGAGTGCTCCGGCAAGCCCGGCGTGCTGGAGTACATCCGCTACGTCGCCGACCGCACCGACATGCCGCTGGGCTTCTTCAACTCCCACTCGACAGGGCTGGTACTAACCCCCGAGGAATGCGTCGAGCTCTACCACGAAGTTCCGGCACTGTGTGGGCTCAAGAACGGGCTGCTCGACGCGCAGCACAGTCTGGCGATCCATCAGCTGGCCCCGGAAATGGTCATCTGGGAAGCGGCCGACGAGGCCGGGATCCGGTTGGGGATACCCCATCCTGGGGCGCTCGGTTCTGCGCTCTACCTTTACGAGAAGCCGGGCGCATTGCTGTTCAGAGAATGGCGAGAACTGCTGGTGCAAGGCGATTTCGAGCGCGCCGACAGCTTCGCCGCCGAGACCGGCTTGACCGCCATGCGTGAGGCAAGCCGCCGCTATCAGTCGCATCCCGCCCGGCCCGGAATGTTCACCCACTGGGGAGCCGGATTCAAATTCGGCGCCTCGTTGCTCGGACTGCCCGTCGGCGACCACCCCGCCCGACCCCCGCAGACTGCGTTCCCCGACGATCTGAAGCCGCCGATCCGTCAGGCCTACGTCGCCTCTGGGTTCATCGAATCTTAA
- a CDS encoding SDR family oxidoreductase, with translation MSQSMGGRVAVVAGASMGVGRATAIRLAQDGATVVLLARRKLLLDEVVEIIGPSAVPIVTDVTSSHDVHAAFDQIAAQFGRIDVLINSAGASRIRLIEEASDEDIAVTINTNLVAPIYTTRSAIPLLRAAGGGDIMNISSEITLDDMPMMTLYAATKRGLNGFTGAMSKELRRDGIRVTLVILGAVGDTGIHENFGPGDLEKAWPLWEADGYLTRMSGTHLLTSTTVANVLHDVITRPREVMMDVIHVRPASS, from the coding sequence ATGTCGCAGAGCATGGGGGGCCGGGTCGCCGTGGTCGCCGGCGCATCGATGGGCGTCGGCCGGGCCACCGCAATTCGGCTCGCGCAGGATGGCGCGACGGTTGTGCTGCTCGCCCGCCGCAAACTGCTCCTCGACGAGGTCGTGGAGATCATCGGGCCCAGCGCCGTCCCGATCGTCACCGATGTCACCAGCAGCCACGATGTGCACGCCGCGTTCGATCAGATCGCAGCGCAGTTCGGCCGCATCGACGTCCTGATCAACTCCGCAGGGGCTAGCCGGATTCGGCTGATCGAGGAAGCCAGCGACGAAGACATCGCCGTCACGATCAACACCAACCTGGTGGCTCCCATCTACACCACGCGCTCGGCGATTCCGCTGCTGCGCGCGGCCGGCGGCGGCGACATCATGAACATCTCCTCGGAGATCACCCTCGACGACATGCCGATGATGACCCTCTACGCCGCCACCAAGCGCGGCCTCAACGGGTTCACCGGAGCCATGAGCAAGGAGCTGCGACGAGACGGCATCCGGGTGACCCTGGTCATCCTCGGCGCGGTCGGAGATACCGGAATTCACGAGAACTTCGGCCCGGGCGACCTCGAAAAGGCCTGGCCCCTTTGGGAAGCCGACGGCTACCTGACCCGAATGAGTGGCACCCACCTCCTCACCTCGACGACCGTCGCCAACGTGCTGCACGACGTCATCACCCGGCCGCGCGAAGTGATGATGGACGTGATCCACGTCCGTCCAGCAAGCAGCTGA
- a CDS encoding CaiB/BaiF CoA transferase family protein: MDGVRVLEVAQFTFVPSAGAVLADWGADVIKVEHAEKGDAQRGLSALMGMPVGSGSFAPLMEHPNRGKRSLGLALEQPGAMEVLHELIRTSDVFLTNFLPAARRRLGIELDDVRCVNPDIIYVRGSAFGANGPDSEKGGYDSTAFWARAGSAVGTTPVDYDGLCKMPAGAYGDSLGGMTIAGGIAAALFARQRTGETSVVDVSLLGVGAWANALPVGFALLEGGPPAPRAPGNSAPTNPLVGNYRTADDRWLVLAMLQPGRYWPEFCRHIDREDLITDERFATAEALMGNAAVAAEVVQGVLATRPLAEWVSRFAGMEGQWAIAQDAWEVGHDPDLRANGLISEVLDSEGTARELVANPVQFDEKPVQLTRAPQFAEHTDDILRALGKSDDELIDLKISGAVT, from the coding sequence ATGGACGGCGTCCGGGTACTGGAGGTGGCACAGTTCACCTTCGTCCCGTCCGCGGGTGCGGTCTTGGCCGACTGGGGCGCCGACGTCATCAAGGTCGAACACGCCGAAAAGGGCGACGCCCAGCGTGGCCTGAGCGCCCTGATGGGCATGCCGGTCGGCAGCGGATCCTTCGCACCGTTGATGGAACACCCCAATCGGGGCAAGCGCAGCCTCGGCCTGGCGCTCGAGCAGCCCGGGGCGATGGAGGTCCTACACGAACTGATCCGCACCAGCGACGTGTTCCTGACCAACTTCCTGCCCGCGGCGCGCCGGCGGCTGGGCATCGAGCTCGACGACGTCCGCTGCGTCAACCCCGACATCATCTACGTGCGCGGATCGGCTTTCGGCGCCAACGGGCCCGACAGCGAAAAAGGCGGGTATGACAGCACCGCCTTCTGGGCTCGAGCCGGCAGCGCGGTGGGCACCACCCCGGTGGACTACGACGGCCTGTGCAAGATGCCGGCCGGCGCCTACGGTGATTCGCTGGGTGGCATGACCATCGCCGGGGGTATCGCCGCCGCTCTGTTCGCCCGGCAGCGCACCGGTGAGACTTCTGTCGTCGACGTATCCCTGCTAGGGGTCGGCGCCTGGGCCAACGCGCTCCCGGTGGGTTTCGCATTGTTAGAGGGCGGCCCGCCGGCGCCCCGCGCCCCCGGCAACTCGGCGCCGACGAACCCACTGGTCGGCAATTACCGGACCGCCGACGACCGTTGGCTCGTCCTGGCCATGCTCCAACCCGGCCGGTACTGGCCCGAGTTCTGCCGGCACATCGACCGCGAGGACCTCATCACCGACGAGCGCTTCGCCACCGCCGAGGCGCTGATGGGCAACGCGGCGGTAGCGGCCGAGGTCGTGCAGGGTGTGCTCGCCACGCGGCCCCTCGCCGAATGGGTTTCCCGGTTCGCCGGCATGGAAGGCCAGTGGGCCATCGCGCAGGATGCGTGGGAAGTGGGCCATGACCCGGATTTACGGGCCAACGGCCTGATCTCCGAAGTGCTCGACAGCGAGGGCACTGCGCGCGAACTGGTCGCCAACCCGGTCCAGTTCGACGAGAAGCCGGTACAGCTCACGCGGGCACCACAATTCGCCGAGCACACCGACGACATTCTGCGGGCTCTCGGCAAGTCCGACGACGAGCTGATCGACCTCAAGATCAGTGGCGCGGTGACCTGA
- a CDS encoding TetR/AcrR family transcriptional regulator, which yields MARSTELKAKKNHEPAEAPVPSWQRDSVDRSLRNARARAQARSDRFVSAAIELLGERDESDFTIQDVVDKSNMSQRTFYTFFDGKDSLLLAVYETILRTTAMPMMRERCEGITDPVLRLRTLMEALSEITAMPARLARGLSVLHLRLAESRPNDLAYALEPLHSFIVELLGDVADAGLLRDDVPLASQAALLQELLLATAHSAVLSGGRSTSVDHLWAFCSAAILRTTS from the coding sequence ATGGCGCGGTCAACTGAGCTGAAGGCGAAAAAAAATCATGAGCCGGCGGAGGCGCCCGTACCGAGTTGGCAGAGGGACAGTGTCGATCGGTCGCTGCGCAACGCCCGCGCGCGCGCCCAGGCCCGCAGCGACCGCTTCGTCTCAGCTGCAATAGAACTCCTCGGGGAGCGAGACGAAAGCGACTTCACCATCCAGGATGTCGTCGACAAGTCCAACATGTCCCAGCGGACCTTCTACACCTTCTTCGACGGCAAGGACAGCCTGCTGTTGGCGGTGTACGAGACGATCCTGCGGACCACAGCGATGCCGATGATGCGCGAGCGGTGCGAAGGCATCACCGATCCGGTGCTGCGGCTGCGGACCCTCATGGAGGCCCTCTCCGAAATCACCGCGATGCCGGCCCGACTGGCGCGCGGGCTCAGCGTCTTGCACCTGCGGCTGGCCGAGTCCCGGCCCAATGACCTGGCCTACGCCCTGGAACCGCTGCACTCCTTCATCGTTGAGCTGCTCGGAGACGTCGCCGACGCCGGCCTGCTCCGGGACGATGTCCCGCTCGCCAGCCAGGCCGCGCTACTTCAGGAACTGCTGCTGGCGACCGCGCACTCCGCGGTCTTGTCCGGCGGGCGGTCGACCAGCGTGGACCACCTCTGGGCGTTTTGCTCGGCGGCGATCCTGCGCACGACGTCCTGA